The sequence below is a genomic window from Thioalkalivibrio sp. ALJ12.
AAGGGCCGAGGAGGAGCCGTCCTGCTCCGAACAGCGGGCCTCCAGGTCGGCCCGTGCCCGCTCGGCTGCGGCGGCACGCTCACACTGCTGATTGCGCTCCTGACGCAGCCGGGACGCCTCTTCCAGGGCCTGATCCCGCTCCTTCTGCACGGTCTCGCGCAAGCGGTCCAGCTCGACCAGCTCGTGGTCCAGCCGGATATTCTCGTTCTCGAACTCGCGCACGCGGGCACGTAGTACTTCTAGCTCCTCGACCCGCTCGGACGAGTCCGGAGTGGCCGTCTCCTCGCCCGGATCTTCGCCCGCGATCAGCTCGGCCGCCTGCAGCTCGGCGAGCTGGCCTTCGCTTTCCTCGGCGCGCTGCAAGGCGGCCGTCGCCTCATCGCGCGCCTCGCTCAGCGCGGTGCGCAGGCGTTCGATCTCGCGCTGCGCCTCGCGCTCACTGGCGGATTGCTGGCGTAGCATCAACTCGCGACGCAGCCGGTCCACTTCCTGCCGCAGGAGCTGGTCGCCGCCACCCCCTGTAGTCAGCGGCAGCAGATCATTGACCACCTCGCGCACGCGACCGGGCACAAAGGGTTTCATCAACACAGCGTTGGCGCCCAGTTGCAGCCATTCGCGACTGGCTTCCTCGTCGCTCTCCTGACCGGTGATGATGGCCACCGGAAGATCGGCCGGGAGCCCTTCGGCACCATCGCGAATCCGCAGCAGCAGGTCCTGGCCATCCAGGCCCGGCATAGACAGGTCCGTCAGCACCAGACCGATATCGGCATTGCGCTGCAGGAGCGACCAGGCCTCTTCGCCGTCCGCCGCCTCGTAGACCACACGCTCACCCTGCAGGATGCGCTGCAGGGCGATCCGGATCACCTTGGAATCATCCACTACCAGAATGGCGGTGCGGGTCGTTGCCGATTGTTGTTCAGTCATCAAAGCCCCCCGGGGCACGTCACGTACCGCGCTCCCCTGCACGGCCGGACTCAAGTCCCGCTCTGAAGGTTACGCATGCGCCCGGCCCGGCGCCAGCGCACGCTGCGGCCCGGCGAGAACCGGGTCACGTTTTTGCGCAGCGCTTAAACGGGCTTCGACTTCCACTGGACCGCATACAGATCCCGCCGCCGATCGCGCAGGTTGCGCACCGAGCCGTGGTTACGCAGCTCCTTCAGGTTGTCGAGGTCGAGGTCGACGATCAGGGTCATCTCGGTATTCGGCGTCGCCTCCGCGGCCACCGCGTCATGCGGGAACGCGAAGTCGGACGGCGTGAACACCGCCGCCTGCGAGTACTGCATGTCCATGTTCTCGACCCTGGGGAGGTTGCCGACCGAGCCGGACATCACCACATAGCACTCGTTCTCGATGGCCCGCGCCTGGGCGCAGCGGCGCACCCGCAGATAGGCATTCTTGGTATCGGTCCAGAACGGCACGAACAGGATCTGCAGCCCCTTCTCGGCCATCACCCGGGGCAGCTCCGGAAACTCCACGTCATAGCAGATCAGGATGCCGATCTTGCCGAAGTCGGTGTCGAATACGTGCACCTCGTCGCCACCCTGCAGCCCCCAGTAGGCGACCTCGTCGGGGGTGACATGCACCTTGTACTGTCGGTCCCAGGTCCCGTCACGCCGACACAGATAGGAGACATTGCGCAGGACCTCGTCGCTGTACTCCGGCATCGACCCGGCGACGATGTTGATGTTGTAGGCGAGCGCCAGGCGCACCATCTCCTCGCGGATCTGCTCGGTGTATTCGGCCAGATGGCGCACGGCCTCGGCCGGATACTCCTGGTTGAACGCGCCCATCAGCGGGCCATTGAAGAACTCCGGGAACAGGACGCAGTCGGAGCGGTAGCCGGAGACGGCATCCACGAAGTACTCGACTTGCTGAAACAGCGAGTCGAGGTCCGGTGTCGGGCGCATCTGCCACTGGACCACGCCGATGCGCACGTCCGAACGGCTGCCCCCGATCAGCTTCTCCTTCTCCTCGTAGTAGATGTTCAGCCACTCGATCAGCGTCGCGTAGGCGCCCGATTTCTCGTCGTCCGGGAGGTAGTTGGTGATGATCTTGCGAACGTGGAAATCGTTGGCCAGCTGGAAGGTCAGGATCGGATCGGTGATCTCGTGATTCTTGACCTTCTCCACGTACTGCTGCGGGGTCAGGTCGTCCCGGTGCTGCTCGTAGCCCGGGATGCGCCCACCGGCCACGATCGCGCGCAGATTGAGCTTCTGGCACAGCTCCTTGCGCGCGTCATACAAGCGACGGCCGAGGCGCAGGCCGCGATACTCGGGGTGGACAAAGATATCGACGCCGTAAAGGGTGTCGCCATCCGGGTCGTGGGTCGTCAGGAACCCGTTTCCGGTGATCTGCCAGTAGCTGTGCTGATCACCGAATCGCTTGTACTCGACGATCAGGCTGATTGCCGCAGCCACCACCTTGCCCTTGTCCTCGATACAGATCTGGCCTTCGGGAAAACGGGAGATCTGTGACCGAAACTGGGCCTCGCTCCAGGCCCCGTCGAGGTCGTGGTAGACCCGCTCCATGATCTCGCGGATGTCGTCGTAGTCCTCCATCCGTGTCGGCCGCAGCGTCAGGCGGTGCGGGACATTGGGGTCGGCGTCTTGCTGATTGCTCACGCGTTAAGTACTCCGTGACGGGACCGCTCGCCGGTCGGTTCAGAAAATCCAGGCCAGCAGCAGCCAGAAAAAGACAAAGAACAAGAAAAAGCCGGGGATCATGAACTGCAACTCGCCGATCAGCCCCTCACCAGCGGCCAGCGCGAACACCAGCATGACCAGCACCGAGACGATCGCGGCGACCAGGGCCGCCATCTGCAGCCCAATGCCATCGTCGAACGTGATCGCGACCCACTCGGACAGCCCGGGCAGGGTGACGGCCGCGCCCAGCACGATCAACGCCACCAGCAACGCGGCCAGCGCCGAGGTCCCCAGCAGTATGCGCAGGGCCAGGCGGCTGTCGCGGCGATCGCCGGAACTCACGCGGCTGCCTCGCGACGATCGCGCACGTAGTCACGCACGCGGTGCGGATCGGGGATACCGCTCACACGGAACTCCGGGTTGTCGCCGGTGGTGTACACCGCAATCTCGCCGACCCGGAAGATCCGGTTCCAGAAGCTCTGATCGACCTTCACGGTGCGGATCTGGCCAATGTCCAGGTCCACATGGGACTTGCTGAGCAGGCCCTCCTCCAGGTGCACCTGATCGGCATCGATGCGCAGACGCACCGAGCGCGTCTGCAGATACCACCACAGCAGGATCAACAGCCCCAGACCAAAGGCCGCGATCAGCAGGACACTGAAGATGAAACCGAACGGGTGATTGCGAAACATCGCCGGGCGGGCGTCGATCGCGGGCGCACGACTGGACATGGGACCTCCGGTTCGCGGACAGGTCCCGACAGTGTGCCAGATGGAGCGCCCGCCGCGGGTGTCTCCAGGCGATGCTGCCGCGCCGGTCAAGGAACGCGGTATCGCGTATCAGGCGGGGCGGCTCATGTTCTTGCCGTAGAAGATCTCCATCATCTCGTGCTTGAGCAACTTGGCGATGCGCTTGGCCTCTTTCGCCGAGTAGTCATCCTTGCCCAGGCCGAACAGGTAGCTGTCGAGATCGAAATCCTTGAGCACCATCTTGGTGTGGAACAGGTACTCCTGGTACACGTTCACGTCCACCATCTGGTACTTCTCCTTGGTGTCGCGCGAGAGGAAGTCCTGGATGGAGTTGATCTTGTGATCGATGAAGTGCTTCTTGCCACGCACGTCGCGGGTAAAGCCGCGCACGCGGTAGTCCATGATCACGATGTCCGACTCGAAGCTGTGGATCAGGTAGTTCAGCGCGCGTAGCGGGGAGATGCGACCACAGGTGGAAACATCGATATCCGCGCGGAAGGTTGCGATCCCGCCCTCCGGGTGCGCCTCCGGATAGGTATGGACCGTGATATGACTCTTGTCGAGGTGACCGACCACCGTTTCCGGCAGCGGGCCCGGGCCTTCGGTGTAGCCGATCATCTCGGTCGCCACCGGCTCCTCGGATATCAGCATCGTCACCGAGGCGCCCTGCGGGTCGTAGTCCTGGCGCGAGATATCCAGGATGTTGGCCCCGATCAGGTGGGCCACGTCCGTCAGGATCTGCGTCAGACGCTGGGCGTTGTAGGCCTCGTCGATGTACGCAATGTACTCGTCACGATGGCGTTCGCCGGAGGCGTAGCAGATATCGTAGATATTGAAGCTCAGGCTCTTGGTCAGGTTGTTGAACCCGTGGAGCTTGATCTGCTTCTTGTGACGGGGCATGGCGTTTCCTCTTGCCCGGTGCGCAGGGAACGGCGGATTGTAGACGTCCCGGGGCGTCAGGGAAACACGCTACGCCCTTTGGGGAAAATTCCCGCCGACTGCGCGGGTGTCTCAGCGGGGCGCGGGGCCCTCGAGGATTTCGAAGTCGTGGGTAACCCGGGCCGCCGCCCCCAGCATCAGCGAGGCCGAGCAGTACTTCTCCGCGGACAACTCCACCGCGCGCCCCACCTGCTTCTCGGACAGGCCATGGCCGTAGACCCGAAAGTGCACGTGGATGTCGGTGAACACCTTGGGCACCGTCTCGGCCCGCGTACCGTCCACTGTGACCTCGCAGTCGAGGACCTCCTGGCGTCCCTTCTTGAGCATCGCCACGACATCGAAACTGGTGCAGCCACCCAGCCCCAGCAGCAGCATCTCCATCGGGCGGGCGCCCAGGTTCCGACCACCGGCATCCGGGGGGCCGTCCATCACGATCGCGTGGCCGCTGCCGGTCTCGCCGACAAACGCCACCTGTTCCAGCCACTTCACCCTGACCTGCATGCGCGTCTCCTTTTGCCCACAACTTCGGCCCGTTTGGAAGGCCCTGTGTGGCCTATACTCAACAAAAAATGCATGAACTTTGAGATGCAAGACACAAAATCAAATGCTGGTCGTTGGATTTTGTGACTCGATCCCGACACCCGGGTCCCGCTCACGGAGGGCTGAATTACACTGAAAACCGTCCTCACCAAGCGAGACGTTAAAAGCCATGGATGCCATGACTATGAATAATCCGTTCGTCTACCGCCCGGCGCAGCCGTCGCCGGCACTGGAGCGCTTCCTCGGTTACTGCCATCGCCGGCACTACCGCAAGCGCACGACGATCATTCACTCCGGCACGGTACCGGATACGTTGTACTACGTCGTCAGCGGTTCCGTTTCCGTGTTGGGCGAGAACAACGGCCACGAGCTCGTCCTGGCCTACCTGAACAAGGGCGAGTTCTTCGGCGAACTCGGCATGTTCGAGGATGACCCGCGTTCGGCGACGGTCGTCACCCGCGAGGATACCGAGACCGCCGAGATCCCCTACACCCAGTTCCGCGAGATCGCGCAGCGCGACCCGGAGATCCTGATGCTGCTGACCAGCCAGATCGCCACCCGCCTGCGCCAGACCTCGCGCAAGGTGATGGACCTGGCCTTTGTCGATGTCACCGGCCGCATTGCCCACACCCTGCTGGATCTGGCACGCCAGCCCGACGCCATGACCCACCCGGACGGCATGCAGCTGCGCATCACCCGCCAGGAGATCGCGCGCATCGTCGGCTGCTCTCGCGAGATGGCCGGGCGTGTCCTGAAGGACCTGGAGGAACGCGGGCTGATCACCGCCCACGGCAAGACCATCGTGGTGTTCGGCACCCGCTGAGCGGCACCCTGGCGAAAACCTGCCCGCAGCCAATACGGGCGGGCGCCGCGCCCGCAAGCAAGCAAGCAAGCAAACCCCGGGCGACTTGTTGCCGTGGTACTAGTCTTCGCCGCGGAACAGCCGGCCCAGCGCCTGGCCCGGATCCTCGGTCCGCATGAAGGCTTCGCCTACCAGGAAGGCATTCACCCCCGACTCCTGCATGCGCGCCACATCCTCACGGGTATGGATGCCGCTCTCGGTGACCAGTAGCGCCGAGTCCGGCACCTGGTCCTTCAGCTCCAGCGTGGTCTCCAGGCGCGTCTCGAAGGTGCGCAGGTCGCGGTTGTTGATGCCGATCAGATCCGCCCCGATCTTCTTCGCGCGCTCGAGCTCCTCGGCATCGTGCACCTCGACCAGGGCATCCATGCCCAGCTCGCGGGTCAGGAAGTACAGTTCGTGCAGCGCGGTGTCATCCAGCGCGGCGGCGATCAGCAGCACGCAGTCCGCCCCCAGCACCCGCGCCTCGTAAACCTGGTAGAGGTCGATCACGAAATCCTTGCGCAGGATCGGCAGCTGGCAGGCCACGCGCGCATCCCGCAGATCCCCGTCACGCCCCTTGAAGAAGTCCACGTCGGTCAGCACCGACAGGCAGGTGGCCCCGTGTTCCTCGTAGCTGCGGGCAAAGACCTCGGGGTTGAAGTTCGGGCTGATCTGCCCCTGGCTAGGGCTGGCTTTCTTGATCTCCGCGATCACGGCCGCGCGGCCGGCATCGATATCGCGCTGTAACGCCGCCCGGAACCCGCGCGGCTCCGGGGCCGACCCCATCCAGCCACGCAGCTCGCGCAACGGCCAGAAGGCCTCGCGTTCCTTCAGTTCCTCGCGCTTGCGCTCGAGGATCCGCTTGAGGATGTCCGGGACGTCAGTCATCAGCTTCCTGCTCCTTGATTGGTCAATCGTGCACTGGTCGCCTGCAGCCGCTCCAGGCGCTCGCGGGCGGCACCCGAATCGATCGCCTCGGCCGCACGGCCAACGCCCGCGGCCAGCGACTCGGCGCCACCCCCGGCGTAGATCGCGGCCCCGGCGTTCAGCAGGACGATATCGCGAGCCGCGCCGGCCTGCCCCTCCAGCACCCCGCGCAGCATCGCGGCCGAGGCCTCCACGCTGTCGACCCGGATCGCGTCCAGCCCGCTCCGTGCCAGCCCGAAATCCTCGGGCACGACGGTGTACTCCTCGATCGCGCCATCCTTCAGCTCGGCCACACGCGTCGGGGCACCGATGCTGATCTCGTCCAGCCCGTCCTCGGCGTGCACCACCAGCACATGCTCGCTGCCCAGTCCCTTCAGGGCCTCGGCCAGCGGCCGCACCCAGGCATCGGAGAACACGCCCAGCACCTGATTCGGCGCCCCGGCAGGGTTGGTCAGCGGGCCCAGCACATTGAACAGCGTGCGCACGCCCAGCTCCTTGCGCGGGCCGATCGCGTGTTTCATCGCACCATGATGGGCCGGAGCAAACAGGAAGCCAACGCCGACCTCTTCGATGCAGGACCCAACCGCCTCCGGCGCCAGCCCGAGATGGATCCCCAGGTGCTCCAGCACGTCCGCGGAGCCGGACTTCGACGACACCGAGCGGTTGCCGTGCTTGGCCACCCGCACGCCACCGGCCGCCGCGACCAACGCCGAGGCGGTGGAGATATTGAAGGTGCCGGAGGCATCGCCGCCGGTGCCGCAGGTATCGACCAGCCCGGTGCGCGGGACATCCACGCGGGTCGCCAGCTCGCGCATTACACCGGCCGCCGCGCGGATCTCCTCGATGGTCTCGCCCTTCATGCGCAGGGCCACCAGCAGCCCGCCAATCTGGGCGTCGGTGGCCTCTCCGGTCATCACTAACTGCATCACGGCGGTCATGGCCGCCTCGTCCAGGTTCTGACATTCGATCAGGGCCGCTATGGCTTGCTGCACGGTCACAGGGCTGCTCCTGTCGGGGAATGGGGAGCGCTAGTGTAACGCCCGCTCCCGCGCGGCACGAACCAGGGAAACGCTGCCCCCTATGCACACTCGCGTTGGTACCCCAGGTTTTCCGAGGCTAGGCGCGGCCCTTGCCGGTAGTGGTTCTACCGGCAAGGGCCGCAACGCAGGATCCGGGAACCTGGGGTGCCAGCCTCGAAGGGGCTCGGCCGCCCGTTTTTGATCACAACGGGCGCGGGAACAGCGTTGCGGTTCCCTTGTGCAGAATGACTGCACGGCAGTCACCGCGCCTTGTTCGCACGCAAAAGCGACTCGAGCGCGAGTGTGCATAGGGGTCAGCGTTTCCCTAATCCTCCGCCGAACCAGACAAAAGCAGCAAAGAGCCAGATGACCGCCGCACCGGCGACCAGGTGCAGCAGGACGTCATCCAGCCAGTCGACCACGAAGAGCGTGAGCAGGGCTGCAAACCCGAGCTGAATAAAGGCCTGCATCGCCGAGGCCATACCGCGCGCCCCCGGATAGCAGTCCAGCGCCAGCAGGGTCAGCGAGGGCATCCCGAGGGCCAGGGCAAAGCTGTACAGCGCAAACGGCAGGGTCACCGCCGCCACCGAGGGTTCCGGGGCCAGCGCCGCCCAGCCCACCAGCGCCAGCGAAATCCCGGTGAGCAGCAAGCCGATGCGGACCGTGACCTCGGGCGCCACGCGCCCGGCACTCCAGCCGGAGGCCACGCCCCCCAGCATCAGCCCGACCACCATGGGCGCGAACAGCCACCAGAAATCGCGCTCGCCCCCGCCGAGATGGACATAGATCAGCGCAGGCGAGGCCGCGACGAACAGGAACTTGGCCCCGAACAGGGTGGTATGCACCAGCACCGGCTGCAGGAACTGCAGGTTGCGCAACGTACCCGCATAGCGCCCCAGCACCAGCCGCGGCCGGCTGGACACGCGCCCGACCGGGGGCAGGGTCTCCGGCAGCCAGAGACGCGCGGCCAGCAACAGCACGACCCCGTAGAGCACCAGGAACGCGAACACCGACCGCCACCCGAACGCGGACTGCAGATAGCCGCCCAGGATGGGCGCGATCGCAGGCCCCATCGCGAACATGATCGTCACAATCGCGAATACGCGCCGCGAATCGATGGGGTCGAAACGGTCGCGCACCAGGGCACGGCTCACCACCACCCCCGCCGCCGCCGCGAAGCCCTGGCCGATCCGCAACCCGATCACTTGCCAGTACTCCACCGCCACCACCAGCAGCGCGGATGTCGCGACATAGGCCACTAGCGCCCACAGCACGACCGGACGCCGGCCAAAGGCATCCGACAGCGGCCCGGCTACCAGCGTGGCCAGGGCAAAGGCGACCAGATAGGAGGACAGCGTCGCCTGCATCGCCGCACCGTCGACGGACAGGTCCGCGGCCATCGCCGGAAACGACGGCAGGTAGGTATCCAGCGAGAACGGCGCCAACAGCGCCAGGGGCGCGACCAGCAGCGCGAAACGCAGCCGGGTGCGGCGTTCTAGGGAAGCACTGGTCAATGTACGCGCCCGCGCTCGAGTCGCTTTTGCGTGCGAACAAGGCGCGGTGACCGCCGTGCAGTCATTCTGCACAAGGGAGCCGCAACGCCGTGCGCACACCCGTTTTTGATAACAACGGGCGGCCGAGCCCCCGCATTGAATAGCTTGTGGGGTTGGAGCCCCATGTTCCCCGATCCTGCGTTGCGCCCCGAATCAATCAAAAACGGGCCGGTAGAACCACTACCCGCTGCACGATGCTCCTGGTCTCGGAAAACACGGGGCACCAACGCGGGTGCGTACATTGACCAGTGCTTCCCTCCGCTCACGCCGGCTGGGGCAGGCGGCGCAGGAAGTTGTCGAGGAGCTCGTGCCCCTGCCGGGTCAGGATGGATTCGGGGTGGAACTGCACGCCCTCGACGTCCAGTTCACGGTGGCGCAGACCCATGATCTCGTCGCGGGTGCCATCCTCGCGCTCGGTCCAGGCGGTGACCTCCAGGCAATCGGGCAGCGAGGCCGACTCCACTACCAGGGAGTGATAGCGCGTGGCCTCCAGCGGATTCTCGAGGCCCGCGAAGACCCCCACCCCGGTGTGATGCACCGGGGAGGTCTTGCCATGCATGATCTCGCGGGCCCGCACCACGCGCCCGCCGAACACCTGGCCAATCGCCTGATGCCCGAGACAGACCCCCAGGATCGGGATCTGCCCGGCAAAGCGGCGGATCACCTCCATCGACACCCCTGCCTCGTTCGGGGTGCAGGGCCCGGGCGAGATCATGATCCCGGCCGGTGCCAGCTCGGCGACCTGGTCGGGCGTGATCCGGTCGTTGCGGTGCACCTCGACCTCCGCCCCCAGCTCGCCCAGGTACTGGACCAGATTGAAGGTGAACGAGTCGTAGTTGTCGATCATCAGGATCATGCCGGGATTCCCTCCGCCGCACCGGGCCGGTACAGATCGCAGACTAGCGCGAGTGCGCCCCGCGTGCCCGACAACCGCGCTCGCGCTGCCCGTTCTGCGTCGGTCATCACGCCCTCAGCCACGGTGCCTGCGCGGCCCCAGTCCGCCCAGCGCCATCTCGGCGGCACGGACCACCGCGCGCCCCTTGTTCAGGGTCTCCTGCCACTCGTTCTCGGGCACCGAGTCATGCACCACCCCGGCACCGGCCTGGATGTGCAGCTCGCCGTCGTGCAGTACGGCCGTGCGGATCGCGATCGCGGTATCCATGTTGCCAGACCAGGAGAGGTAGCCGACCGCGCCGGAATACGGTCCGCGCTTGACCGGCTCCAGCTCGTCGATGATCTCCAGCGCGCGGATCTTCGGCGCGCCGGAGACCGTGCCGGCCGGGAAGGTCGCCCGCAGCACGTCCATCGGCGAGTGCCCCGGGGCGAGCTGGCCCTCGACGTTGGAGACGATGTGCATCACGTGCGAGTAGCGCTCGATGCTCATGGTGTCGGTCACCTCCACCGAGCCGATCTCGCAGACCCGACCAACGTCGTTGCGCCCGAGGTCGATCAGCATCAGGTGCTCGGCGCGTTCCTTCGGATCGGCCAGCAACTCGACCTCCAGCGCGCGGTCCTCCTCCTCGGTACGCCCGCGCGGGCGGGTACCGGCGATCGGACGCACGGTCACGCGGTCATCCTCCAGCCGCACCAGGATCTCCGGCGAGGCCCCGACCACATGGTGGTCGTCCAGGTCCAGGTAGTACATGTAGGGCGACGGGTTCAGCGCCCGCAGCGCGCGGTAGAGGTTCAGCGGGGGCGCCGAGAACGGCACGCTCATGCGCTGCGCCAGCACCACCTGCATCACGTCGCCGTCCATGATGTATTCCTGCGCCCGCGCCACGGCAGCCTGGAAGCCCTCGGCCGACCAGCCCGGCACATACTCCGGCACCGCGTGCGGGTGCGGCGGGTCCTCCGGCGGTACCAGCGGCTCGCCGATCCGGCTCTCCAGCTCGTCGAGGCGTTCGGCCGCCACGGCCTGTCCGTCGGGGCGCGAGGTATCGGCATGCACCACGAGATACAGCCGCCCGGAGAGGTTGTCGTAGACCACGACCTCCTCGGAGACCATCAGCAGGATGTCCGGCAGCCCCAGCGCATCGGGCTTTTCCGGGCCCTCCAGGCGCGGCTCGATCAGGCGCACGGTCTCGAAGCCGAAGTAGCCGACCAGGCCACCGGTGAAGCGCGGCAGGCCCGGCAGCTCGGCAACCTTGAAGCGCGCCTGGTAGGCCTCGATCCAGGCCAGTGGATCGGTCTCGGTGGTCTGCTCGACCAGGTCACCGTCGGTCTCCACCGTGATGTCGTGACCGTGCACCCGCACCCGGGTCCGCGCCGGCAGGCCGATAAAAGAATAGCGGCCCCAGCGTTCCCCGCCCTGCACCGACTCGAACAGGTAGGAATACGGCCGGTTGGCCAGCTTCAGGAAGATGGACAGCGGGGTCTCGAGATCCGCCAGGACCTCGCGCACCAGCGGGATGCGGTTATAGCCCTCGCGGGCCAGGGCGTCGAACTGTTCGGGGGTCATCACAAGGGTTCCTGACAAGAGAGGGGCAGACGGCGCGGCAGATCAATCGCCGTTTCGCCATCGCCCCGCTGTCCGGTCCATTGCGATCATGTCAGGCCGCCCGGGCTGGCAGCAGTCCCGGCAGTTCGTCCAGGCGATCCAGCACGGCGTCTGGATTTTCGTCGCGGATGTCGTCGCCGTGATTGTAGCCGTAGGTCATGCAGACGATCTGGAAGCCCGCCGCGCGCGCCGCCTTCACGTCGCTCTTCGAGTCCCCGACCATCAGCGACTCGGAGGGGTCGACACCCAGCTCGTTCGCCGCGTGCAACAGCGGCGCCGGGTCGGGCTTTTTCTGCGGCAGGGCATCACCGGCGACCACGATCTCGAAGTCATCGAGGATGCCCTTCTCGCGCAGCAGCGGCACGGTGAAGCGCTCGGCCTTGTTGGTCACGCAGCCCAGGCGGTAACCGGCGGCCTTCAGCTGGTCCAGCCCCTCGCGCACCCCCGGGTACAGCGGCGAGCGCCCGGCGGTGTTCTCCTGGTAGATGCGCATGAACACCGGCAGGGCCCGCTCGAAGGTCTCCGGGTCCGGCTCGCCGTCGAGCGCATTGAGCAGCGCCCGCTTGACCAGCCTCTCCACGCCGTTGCCGACCCAGTTGCGCACGGCCGCCTCGCCGCGCTCGGGCAGGCCGAGCTCGCGCATCATGGCATCCACGCTATAGGCGAGGTCCGGCACGCTGTCGATCAGCGTGCCGTCCAGGTCGATCAGGATCATGCGGGGGCGCTTCAGGGACATCCTGGTCTCCGGGCGAATCAGGCCTTGGCCATCTCGTCGCGCATCTGCTGGATGATGCTGTTGTAGCGGTTCGCGTCGGAGTCGCTGGACGCGCCGAAGATCGCGGAGCCGGCGACGAAGGTATCCGCACCCGCAGCCTTGATCTCGCGAATGTTGTCGGCCTTCACACCACCGTCGATCTCGAGGCGGATATCACGCCCGGATTCGTCGATCATCTTGCGCGCGGCGCGCAGCTTGTCGAGGGTGGCCGGGATGAACTTCTGGCCGCCAAAGCCCGGGTTCACCGACATCAGCAGGATCATGTCGACCTTGTCCATCACGTATTCCAGGTAGGACAGCGGGGTCGCCGGGTTGAACACCAGACCCGCCTTGCAGCCCTCGGCGTGGATCAACTGCAGGGTGCGGTCGATGTGGTCGGAGGCCTCCGGGTGGAAGGTGATGTAGCTGGCGCCGGCCTGGGCGAAGTCCGGGATGATGCGGTCCACCGGCTTGACCATCAGGTGCACGTCGATCGGCGCAGTCACGCCGTGCTTGCGCAGGGCATCGCAGACCAGCGGGCCGATGGTCAGGTTCGGCACGTAGTGGTTGTCCATCACGTCGAAGTGGACGATGTCCGCGCCGGAGGCCAGGACGTTGTCGACTTCCTCGCCCAGACGGGCAAAGTCGGCGGAGAGGATGGACGGGGCAATGAAATCGGGTTGTGCCATGGGAAGCCTCGCAGAAATCTCTGGGATAGCGGGACCGACCATCGGCCACGCTCTCGGAACCGCGGAACTTTACCGGATGCCGCCATGGCAGGCAAAAGGCGGCGCATGCGACAGGCCCTCCAACGCAAACGGGCCGGGGAAACCCCGGCCCGTCGGCTTGCCACTTCGCGGTTGCCTGAATCAGTTGAATTCGGACTCGATGAAGGCGGCCACGTTGGCGATGTCGTCATCGCTCAGCGCCTGGGCATGCGGGCGCATCAGACCGGTATGGGAACCGACCTCTTCACCGGCGCGGTAGCGCTCGAGCTTGTCGGTCACGTATTCGGCGTCACGACCGGCCAGCGCGGGGAAGATCGCCTGCCCCTTGCCCTGTGCACCATGGCAGCTCAGGCAGGTGGACTGGTACTTG
It includes:
- a CDS encoding response regulator: MTEQQSATTRTAILVVDDSKVIRIALQRILQGERVVYEAADGEEAWSLLQRNADIGLVLTDLSMPGLDGQDLLLRIRDGAEGLPADLPVAIITGQESDEEASREWLQLGANAVLMKPFVPGRVREVVNDLLPLTTGGGGDQLLRQEVDRLRRELMLRQQSASEREAQREIERLRTALSEARDEATAALQRAEESEGQLAELQAAELIAGEDPGEETATPDSSERVEELEVLRARVREFENENIRLDHELVELDRLRETVQKERDQALEEASRLRQERNQQCERAAAAERARADLEARCSEQDGSSSALAERLARREQELEESRERNQTLRARIRELELGSATSLSGQERDAPAARGEAHEPLVARANEPMSPAPAMAADTPAARPSSRKRRSRPAPSRGWRWLKLAILVMVAVVVGLGTLIFFRNF
- a CDS encoding bifunctional GNAT family N-acetyltransferase/carbon-nitrogen hydrolase family protein, whose product is MSNQQDADPNVPHRLTLRPTRMEDYDDIREIMERVYHDLDGAWSEAQFRSQISRFPEGQICIEDKGKVVAAAISLIVEYKRFGDQHSYWQITGNGFLTTHDPDGDTLYGVDIFVHPEYRGLRLGRRLYDARKELCQKLNLRAIVAGGRIPGYEQHRDDLTPQQYVEKVKNHEITDPILTFQLANDFHVRKIITNYLPDDEKSGAYATLIEWLNIYYEEKEKLIGGSRSDVRIGVVQWQMRPTPDLDSLFQQVEYFVDAVSGYRSDCVLFPEFFNGPLMGAFNQEYPAEAVRHLAEYTEQIREEMVRLALAYNINIVAGSMPEYSDEVLRNVSYLCRRDGTWDRQYKVHVTPDEVAYWGLQGGDEVHVFDTDFGKIGILICYDVEFPELPRVMAEKGLQILFVPFWTDTKNAYLRVRRCAQARAIENECYVVMSGSVGNLPRVENMDMQYSQAAVFTPSDFAFPHDAVAAEATPNTEMTLIVDLDLDNLKELRNHGSVRNLRDRRRDLYAVQWKSKPV
- a CDS encoding PH domain-containing protein, whose translation is MSSRAPAIDARPAMFRNHPFGFIFSVLLIAAFGLGLLILLWWYLQTRSVRLRIDADQVHLEEGLLSKSHVDLDIGQIRTVKVDQSFWNRIFRVGEIAVYTTGDNPEFRVSGIPDPHRVRDYVRDRREAAA
- the speD gene encoding adenosylmethionine decarboxylase, which codes for MPRHKKQIKLHGFNNLTKSLSFNIYDICYASGERHRDEYIAYIDEAYNAQRLTQILTDVAHLIGANILDISRQDYDPQGASVTMLISEEPVATEMIGYTEGPGPLPETVVGHLDKSHITVHTYPEAHPEGGIATFRADIDVSTCGRISPLRALNYLIHSFESDIVIMDYRVRGFTRDVRGKKHFIDHKINSIQDFLSRDTKEKYQMVDVNVYQEYLFHTKMVLKDFDLDSYLFGLGKDDYSAKEAKRIAKLLKHEMMEIFYGKNMSRPA
- a CDS encoding OsmC family protein, coding for MQVRVKWLEQVAFVGETGSGHAIVMDGPPDAGGRNLGARPMEMLLLGLGGCTSFDVVAMLKKGRQEVLDCEVTVDGTRAETVPKVFTDIHVHFRVYGHGLSEKQVGRAVELSAEKYCSASLMLGAAARVTHDFEILEGPAPR
- the crp gene encoding cAMP-activated global transcriptional regulator CRP; translation: MNNPFVYRPAQPSPALERFLGYCHRRHYRKRTTIIHSGTVPDTLYYVVSGSVSVLGENNGHELVLAYLNKGEFFGELGMFEDDPRSATVVTREDTETAEIPYTQFREIAQRDPEILMLLTSQIATRLRQTSRKVMDLAFVDVTGRIAHTLLDLARQPDAMTHPDGMQLRITRQEIARIVGCSREMAGRVLKDLEERGLITAHGKTIVVFGTR
- the trpC gene encoding indole-3-glycerol phosphate synthase TrpC; translation: MTDVPDILKRILERKREELKEREAFWPLRELRGWMGSAPEPRGFRAALQRDIDAGRAAVIAEIKKASPSQGQISPNFNPEVFARSYEEHGATCLSVLTDVDFFKGRDGDLRDARVACQLPILRKDFVIDLYQVYEARVLGADCVLLIAAALDDTALHELYFLTRELGMDALVEVHDAEELERAKKIGADLIGINNRDLRTFETRLETTLELKDQVPDSALLVTESGIHTREDVARMQESGVNAFLVGEAFMRTEDPGQALGRLFRGED